The Rubidibacter lacunae KORDI 51-2 sequence CGAGCGGCTGTCTTGTTTCCAGGTGGGACCGCCGCGACCGGCTCGTGCAGGGCTCGCAGCACCGCAGCCGCCGACCGGAAGCGTTCTCGAGGCGCGGGACTTAACATGCGATCCAGCACGTCGGCAAGTTGGATGCTAACCTGCGCCCGCGATCGCCAAACCCACTGATTGTTGTAGGAATCATACAAGTCCTCCACCGGCCGGCCGGTGGCAAACGTCAGGCAGGTGGCTGCGAGCGCATAAAGGTCCGTAGACGGATAAATTGTCGCGCCTTGCATTTGCTCCGGCGGTGCAAAGCCTTGAGAGTAGATCCCGGTCGAGCTCCCAGGACCGCCTGCTGTCACTTGTTTTACCGCTCCGAAATCCAGCAAGTAGAGCACGCCCTCGCGCGATCGCATGATGTTCGACGGTTTGATATCGCGGTGGATCGTGTCATTTTGGTGGACGAATTGCAGCACGAGCAGGATTTCTTCGAGCACCTCGCGCACTTCAGCTTCGTCAAAGGCTCCCCGGCGATCGCGCTCGAGCTCGAGAGTTTCGCCGTCGATAAATTCTTGAGCGAGATAGAAGAATTCGCATTTGCCCGCACCGGCCGCGTCGGGCGCTTCTACGGGAAAAGAGGCGTAGAGATCTGGGATTTGCGGGTGTTTGTTGCCGAGTTCCTCAAGGGCAATGGCCTCGCGTTCGAAACGATCGCGGGCGAGTTGAAGGGACTTGGAACTGAGACCGGGCGGCGGCTGGAACTGCTTAAGAGCGCAGAGACGCAAGGTGGGCGTGTAGCGATCGCGGGCCAGAAAAGCCGCTCCGAACCCACCCTGACCGAGCTTACGCAAGGGAATATATCGACCACCGAGAATCTGCGGCATCCCGCAGGTACGGCAATATCTCTGCTCTGCCTTTTTGAGAACTGCCGGTTTGTCAAGGTCGGGAAAACTATTCTGGGGATGCGAGCAGCCCGGTCGGGTGCAGTAAGTTTCCATGAATTCGGTCGCAGGGAGACGATGCCAGCAGTAGCAGAGTTGTCATTAGGCGGCAGTTGCCCCCATTTTACGTGGTTTCCCACGACCTCCCAAAACCAGGACCGCGCGATCGGGATCCGAACGCCCAAGGTCAGTCCGATCGCCTCCGACTGCATCGTACCCTCACCGCCGGAACAAAGTCGACCTAAAGTGTCAAGCACCTCATGGCATTGCTGACGGTACGATGCGACCGAACCGATACTATTACCTGGCAAAAACACGCGCCTTTTGTGAATTGAAATACCATGCACAATCGCCGCATCAACTAACACCAATGTCTTCGATCGCAACCCTAAGCTTTACGCATTCATAATCACAGCTTAACCCGAGCGAACCGATGCCTTAATGTAGCCGTGATAATTTGCCTGATGGTCGCAACGCGATCGCGATCGGACAGCAAATGAGGGAACGGCTATCGTGACTATGCGCTTTGCTAGCTTTAATGCTTCTCTTAACCGTGGCAACGAGGGCGATTTAATCGCAGAACTATCGACACCGGATAGCGCTCAGCCCCAAGTCATTGCCGAGATCGTTCAGCGCACCAATCCCGACGTGGTGCTAATAAATGAATTCGATTTCGATGCTGATGGAACAGCGGCCGAACTCTTCCGGGAAAATTACCTCGAAGTCGCCCAAAGCGCAGATGTCAGTGCATCCGAGTACCCTTTCATCTACGTTGCGCCTTCGAATACCGGCGTCCCTTCAGGGTTCGATTTAGATAACAGCGGCGACGTTGGCGGTCCCGGAGATGCCTTTGGTTTTGGCTTCTTTCCCGGTCAATTTGGGATGGTGCTTTACTCCAAACATCCGATTATCGAGGACGAAATCCGGACTTTTCAAAACTTTCGCTGGCAGGATATGCCGGGTGCTTTACTGCCGGACGATCCCAACACGTCCGCGCCGGCTGATTGGTATTCTCCTGAAGAATTGGAGATCTTCCGACTGTCGTCGAAAAGCCACTGGGATATCCCCATCGAAATCGGCAACGGCGACGTCATTCACGTTCTCGCCAGCCACCCGACCCCACCAGTTTTTGACGGTCCTGAAGACCGCAATGGAACGCGCAATCACGACGAAATTCGCTTTTGGTCCGACTACATTACTCCCGGTGCCGGCCAGTACATATACGACGACGAGGGCGGCACGGGTGGTCTCGGTGCAGGCAAGCAGTTCGTCATTATGGGCGACCTAAATGCCGACCCATTTGACGGCGACAGCACTGCGAACGCGGCGCGCCAGCTCACCGAAAACCCGCTGTTGAACAACACCGCGATCCCTTCGAGCACAGGCGGACCGGAGGCAGCAGACCGCCAGGGTCTCAATAACCTCAACCACGCAGGCAATCCCGCATTTGACACTGCCGACTTTGCCGAAGAAAACTTCGGCGGACCGGGCAATTTGCGCGTCGACTACACCCTGCCCTCCCGCAATTTGGAAATTAAAGCAGCCGGGGTCTTTTGGCCGACCGATGAGGAGCCGCAGTTCTCTCTAGTGGGCGACTTTCCCTTCCCCAGCTCCGATCATCGCTTGGTTTACGTGGATGTTGATCCGCTGGACGTACCAACCGGGCAGGAGCGCGTGTTCGCTACTGCACTGGAATTCCTCGGCGAAGACCAAATTGCAACCGGTACTGAGTTCGCAGGCACGGTCATCGGTGGACTGTCAGGCATCACCTACGACGCCGAGAACGACGTTTACTACGCTAT is a genomic window containing:
- a CDS encoding serine/threonine-protein kinase codes for the protein METYCTRPGCSHPQNSFPDLDKPAVLKKAEQRYCRTCGMPQILGGRYIPLRKLGQGGFGAAFLARDRYTPTLRLCALKQFQPPPGLSSKSLQLARDRFEREAIALEELGNKHPQIPDLYASFPVEAPDAAGAGKCEFFYLAQEFIDGETLELERDRRGAFDEAEVREVLEEILLVLQFVHQNDTIHRDIKPSNIMRSREGVLYLLDFGAVKQVTAGGPGSSTGIYSQGFAPPEQMQGATIYPSTDLYALAATCLTFATGRPVEDLYDSYNNQWVWRSRAQVSIQLADVLDRMLSPAPRERFRSAAAVLRALHEPVAAVPPGNKTAARPDLLSDLPMQELPKVPTNIPPDLMPELPSAAPLAGTPSPAPSIPTLQQPTCQQSPAPPIAAPPPAPPALASPQVARPDTVARSPARKPARRPPSAPRFSLLEVLVSAAFIGFEGAQLFLLLVRVLPLPPPFAIGLWGATMGGLLYTLYRRVIEKIDLPILAVLTFSISSAGILFIKSASPAVLLQVTIVSVLAGAAVTLLVTLFRLVYNLVYALMN